Part of the Acidobacteriota bacterium genome is shown below.
CGCGGGTGGTGACGGTCTGGCCGACGAAGGGCGAGGCCAGGCCGGTGCCCTGGATCTCGAAGATCTCTACCTCCGACGGCGGCAGGGTGCAGCCGGAGAAGAGGGAGCCGTCGGCCAGGGTGCCGGGGGAGAAGAGCACGCCGGCCTGAGCGGTGGTGTGCTCCACGAAGCTGATGCCGGAGACGTCCGGGTCGAGGGTCAGGCTCTGGTTGTTGCCACCCTCGCCGCCGTAGCCAGCGCTGACCACCGGGTTGGAGCCGGTATCCGCCAGCACCACCGAGTCACCGCCGTTGTTCAAGCCCAGAGCGCCGTCGGAAGCGGTCTGCACCAGGGCACCGCCGAAGACGCCGGTGATGGACGGGCCGCCGAAGACCACGATGGCGCACTGGTCCTCCACCACCGTGCCGGCGGGGAAGGTGTGACGCACGCCGAAGCCGTCGGAGACGGTCCAGCCGGAAATGTCCTGGGCGCTGCCGCTGACGTTGATGATTTCCACGAACTCGTCCTGGGAGGAGTCCCGGGTGCCGTCACCGTTGGCGTCGCCGCAGCCGGCGGGCAGGCCGAAGCTGCCGCAGTTGGAGTCGCTGGCGGGATCGGCGTGGATCTCGTTGATCACCCAGCCGGCGGGCGGAGGGATGTCGCCGCCGGGGGTCGGGGCCAGGTCGTCGGCCCAGGTGTTGGAGAGATCCTCGGAGGTCTCGTCCGCACCGGTGGCGCCGTTGCCGCCGCTGGTGGTCTCCGCACCCTCGGTGAAGTCCACCCGCTGGAAGGACAGGCCGCCGCTGTGACCGCCGGCGGCGATGACGTCCTGGGAGGCGATGGCGGTGTCGTCGAGGTAAGTGCTGGTGGCGGAGTCGCCGTCGGGGCCGTCGATGGCCACGCCGGTCTTGTCCACCGCCTCGTCCTTGTCGCCCCACACGGCGTAGTCCAGGTCCTGCACCAGGTCGGCGGAGCCGTCCCAGGTGTAGAGGACCACCACTTCGCCGCTGTTGGTCAGGCCGCCTTGGTCGTTGATGGAGCCCGGCAGCGCTTCGCGCATGTCGGGGATGGCGTCGGCGGAGCCGCCGTCTTCGAAGAGCTCGTAGTCGGGATCGATGCCGTACTCCGCGAAGAAGGCGTCGGAGCCGGCGATGGCCACGGTCTGGAACTCTCCGGAGGCGATCATGGCACCGTCGGGGAAGCGGGCGTGGAAGTCCGAGAATCCGCCGCCGCCGGCGTTGGTGCCGGTGACGATGTTGTAGTAGAAGGTGCTGCCGCCGGCGAAGGTGGCGTCGGTGAGGTAGACGTCGGAGAGGTCGATGGTGGCACCGGTGGGATTGTAGATCTCCACGAATTCACCGCCGGTGGGGGTGACCACGATCTCCGTCAGGAGCAGATCGAGCCCCGCGGGGCCGCCGCAGGTGGCGCTGTGGGTGCCCAGGCCGTCGAAGGTGTCGTTGGCGAAGCCGTCCCACTCGATGGAGGGGTCGAAGGCATCGGTCTCGTCGGTGTCGCCGGCGCAGACCTCGGCCTTGCGGCGGATGGTGTTGTTCTGGGTCGAGGCGTCGCCGGAGCCCCACTGGCTGCCGGGATCGAAGCCCAGCTCGCCGATGGCGTCGACCACCACGCCGCCCTTGCGCAGCAGGATGGCGTCGTCGCCGTTGAAGAAGCTCGAAGTGCTGGTCTGATCCGCCTCCGTCAGGATCGCCCCGTCGGCGCCATCGTCGGCGAGAATGTAGACGTCGCCGGAGGCTACGGTGCCGGTGAGGGCGATGGTGGTGGTACCGGAGCCGCCGTTGAAGGAGATGAAGACGTCATAGCTACCGGCGGCCAGATCGATGGCCGAGCCGGTGCCGTTGTAGATCTCGAGAGCCTTATTCAGTGAGCTTCCTTCCACGTATTCGGAGAAGAAGAGCTCGGTGGGCGTCTGGCCCAGAGCCGGCACGGTAGCCGACAGCAGCAGCGCCGCGCTCAGGACGGCGAGCAGAGTGCGTCGTATGGACATGGGGAAACGACCTCCTTGGATGACGGGTCTT
Proteins encoded:
- a CDS encoding lamin tail domain-containing protein: MSIRRTLLAVLSAALLLSATVPALGQTPTELFFSEYVEGSSLNKALEIYNGTGSAIDLAAGSYDVFISFNGGSGTTTIALTGTVASGDVYILADDGADGAILTEADQTSTSSFFNGDDAILLRKGGVVVDAIGELGFDPGSQWGSGDASTQNNTIRRKAEVCAGDTDETDAFDPSIEWDGFANDTFDGLGTHSATCGGPAGLDLLLTEIVVTPTGGEFVEIYNPTGATIDLSDVYLTDATFAGGSTFYYNIVTGTNAGGGGFSDFHARFPDGAMIASGEFQTVAIAGSDAFFAEYGIDPDYELFEDGGSADAIPDMREALPGSINDQGGLTNSGEVVVLYTWDGSADLVQDLDYAVWGDKDEAVDKTGVAIDGPDGDSATSTYLDDTAIASQDVIAAGGHSGGLSFQRVDFTEGAETTSGGNGATGADETSEDLSNTWADDLAPTPGGDIPPPAGWVINEIHADPASDSNCGSFGLPAGCGDANGDGTRDSSQDEFVEIINVSGSAQDISGWTVSDGFGVRHTFPAGTVVEDQCAIVVFGGPSITGVFGGALVQTASDGALGLNNGGDSVVLADTGSNPVVSAGYGGEGGNNQSLTLDPDVSGISFVEHTTAQAGVLFSPGTLADGSLFSGCTLPPSEVEIFEIQGTGLASPFVGQTVTTRDNVVTALDTNGFFMQTPAARTDGDPETSDGIFVFTSSAPTVAVGDSVDVSGDIVEFFDLTEFSGSVNVTVNPMGHPLPAAVVFDATTPSPNQPQPANEVERYEGMLVTFSGLATGPSDRFGDVPVVATGQRAYREPGILFPGLPGLPVWDGNPEIFEIDPDGLGGADAPIFAGQTVSATGPLTFSFGDYQVLPTSLSLGPAPTLPRAVSPREAGELTIASQNMLRFFDDQDDPNIGEPVLTTAEFDDLLDKFSLHVRNVLDAPDILAVQEVENLNVLQSLAARINSDDPTLSYSAFLEEGNDVGGIDVGFLTRDDTIVVDAVTQVGANVLLTFDGSLLNDRPPLILDARYVGGGANFPITVIGVHQRSLSGIEDPGSNGTRVKTKRFEQAEFLAGVIQDLQTMDPSIHLVVTGDFNAFQFTDGYVDVMGQVTGNPDPAGAEFPATDLVNPDLINTILALPAEEQYSFVFGGSAQVLDHMLTSSELTPLVTGVEYARSNADVPDVLMDDPTTPLRASDHDGLVLYVLADSDLDGVLDGDDLCADTVIPESVPTMGLRPFRYALVDDDTVFESLSQGWLQPVAPPITTAETGGCSCEQIIAELGLGQGHTFFGCSVGIMQRWIRMVP